The Phaseolus vulgaris cultivar G19833 chromosome 10, P. vulgaris v2.0, whole genome shotgun sequence DNA window aagaaaaaaaaaattaacataaggttatttacattatataaattaatatatgaataaaaaaaataaatttaaatattacctGTCCGTATAAAGTAGTATTGACAACACCGGTGTGCATATGAGCAGTGCCATATACAAGATAACCACCTTTTGTCATTGGGATGTTTGCTTTCTTAACGTGAGGGGAGTCACTGTCATGATTTCTTGGAATAGTATATTCTGCCTATAATAAATTGAGAAATTTATGTTATTCACTTACCCAcgaaaaaagtaattaatagcCGAATAGTTTTGTTTGGAATATAAGTGAGTTTCAAAAGTTTGCTTATATTtgtaaattatagtatatattgaataaatcATCTACCTGACAATCATGAATTTGTGTAGAACCATTTGATCTTACACGATCAGTTGAATCAAGTATATAGAACCTAAGAGGCACCTGGTGTTCATCCCAATCAACCCACCTTATTTTGTATCTTAGGGAAAGATTTCTTGTTGGTCCATGGAAATCATTTCTTAATTTGCATTGTAAGTTATCTTGACAACAAAAGAGTCCTCCTTTATAATTTCTTGGCAATAATTGACCATTAATGCCCACTGTGACATTGTAAAAGTTGTTTGGGAGATTTAAAAGCTTACACCTACACTCTGAACAACCTTTTCTATCATGTGTGCCACGGGTATCAATAACCATGATGCTAAATAACCATTTTTCTTTAAACCCATCCTTTAATTTTGTAGGATTACCTAATTCAACTGCAAAAGGATCTGGAAGATTTGAGGATGTTCCTCATGATTCTCCTCCCAAGCCCCAATAATGTGGAAGCAAAAATCCTTGGCACATACCCTCATTTCTTTCAAATTCGATACCGTTACGAAGGTCGTGAGATTGTTTAATGTAGTGTGACATggtaatattttcaatatattttacaGCAAACCAATGATGAAGGTAAGTTTCATACAAAGGTACAGATTTACCAACTTCATCAACTACTTCAACATCAAAACTCTTGACCCCAATGTGACCCTTTGGAAAGTCAATATCCAGTAATGTTTTCACTGCAACTTTTCCTGGTCCCACTTCAAACTTTTCGGACAAAAAAGTAGCTGATTTGATATAGCTTTCATTAGACTCTACAACAATTGAGTGTGTTGTGCTAGGAAGCAACATCATCattgataataaaattattgCTACTTTGAAGAGCGTCTTCATGTTAACCTACACATAAATCGTTAACATTAGACACGCAAATATGTATCCAATGTTATTCACGTGGTAAAAACATGTGATAATCAAATACGATTTAAATGAAAGGGTGAAATAATAGAACATTGATAACAAAAGTTGCATACCGTATAAGAAAAAGGGAATTGGCTAATCATGATGATGCTTCGGTCTTAGTTGAAGATGTATGATcgtttatattttaaagtaggtaaatttatatgtatatgAAATTAATTGCTAGTTTTATGTATGATAGATGACTTGATAGTGATATATTTGGCATAACTAAATATTAAATCTATGTGGATTGTCTCCTTTTATTGGATGTATAAGTTGTTTTCATTTCACTAAGCCCAAATTAACATGTGTAGACGTTGTTTACAACATGTTCAAACCTATTAGAAAACTCTTATACTATTTGTAGATGTTTAACCAGTTTGATTAACAATCTGTTTAAGCAAACTTGGTATGGTTTAATTTTTAGTGggatttattttcttaattagcAACATTCATACATTGTATTGGTTGTAAGTTTTAACTGTTTAAAAGagcaaaatgaaaaatataagtatataaatgtaacaaaaaaactatttaaataaatatataatttagatttATGTAAAGATATACTAAATTTGGAAGAGAAACAAAACTTGAAGGTTATTCTCCAGTGATTAGATTCTTAAGGCTTTTTTATGTGATTGcatatgattgttgttacttgaagtgtcaTCCTatctgagatgtcaagtttcatagtgatgcctaacatgaaaacattataaaaaaaagttaagttaaTTTCAGTGAAGCATGTTGTTGAATGTCAAATATTAAGAAAGAAGTCATATAAGAGTATCAAATAACAATTGGATAAaggtaaaataattataaaaaatagtaaaagtaATTAAATGTGTGCTCTATAAATAATATTGGAAATTAAGGAccaaagaaaaattaatataaggCTTTTAGGTTACCTGATATCCTAAAGGTGTTTTAGTCATTTAGTCATTTTAAACAAGGACGAGTAAAATATGATGACAGGAATTGGGATGCATATCGAGACGGGGATGGGATTAATATGTACATACTCATCCTCATCCCCATACCCAATTTAAAAGATCAAGTGTTATTCATAAGTATACTCATACCCAATCAATGAAATTTGTCATTAAAATAAAGACTGGTGCAATACTTCCGAGGACGAATTCATTTATTATATCTAATTTTAAGAGTGagatttatttatgaaaatgatTTAATTCTATGTTAAATTTATATACATGGTAGATTTTGAAAGATTATTCAAGTGGTTAATTTGTGCTTGACAACAgaactttaaaaattaaaagattgtgcttgtaaaaaatcattttttttttcgcCTTCATATAATAGTACTTAATTACATGTATTTTgggtaatttttaaattgttttttggaagatgtttttctttatttttgaaatcatacttacaagtatttatttatttttattatgtttttattttcttaaatagtATATAGGAGCACAATTTTACCTTTTTAGTTTTTTAGAATTATTCTTTGAAGCAAgttttgtgttttttctttttaattttctgaaaCAATGATGTACTGGTCGGACGTGCTCGGGACCCAACCCGAGCACTTAAGCGTATGATCCTGACCCGTCTAGTTTATAAAGGTTCAATCTTTAGCTCGACCCAAAACGGAGATGGCCTAGTGACACGTCAGGTGGTCGACCCAAACAGTTGGTAAGGTATTTTAATAAGATagctaaaataaaaacaattgaaTGAATAACTAAATTAGCTAAAGCACAGGTAGTTACTTTGAGatttaatgaaaataaacaGTTAGTGATAATGCTCTACCCGCATCCCTAAAATAAAggtatatattaacaaaatatcttTATGATTATTAAATTCTGAAGGGAGATCTACGAATGCTATAAAAATGCCTCAAAATCCTGAACAAAGGTAAGTTCAATCTTTTGATACTACACCCATACACTTACACTATATTCAGATACTCATAGTTATACTCTCTCACTAACTTAATCTTCAGAAAGCAACAACAGCAAAAAATAAAGTCAGCCCAGAGTCCATCACCAGAGATCAATCCaggtcaaccgacgagaacattTAGTGCCCACTGTGAGGTCCGGTAAAAACGGATCCCTTCAACGCTCTACAGTCGAGACGTGATGCACCAAGTAACGCAACACGATGAGGGCCACTGGGCAAGGGGCACAAATGCCTGAGGGGGATGAGCTCCCATGATGGATATCAAGTAGAAGAGGATTTCACTAATGGAagaagaggccatccacccaagcatttaaagttcttccttctagtcttctcaaaaataaagaagaaattaagtaaagagaggaccaagcctaaaagaagactacaaacattcaagaatgggctccaattaatatctctctttgtaatttcttttgtataaatttgtaaaacatATAGGAGTAATGTTTAGGAAGGTGTATAAAGTACCTTAGGCGTTAGTTTTTAGGAAAGTGACTTTTCCTTCTCTTGCTCATTTAGGCGCCAATTTAGGAATAGACTAGAAGGTTGACTCTTCAATGTTCCTTCCCTTGTACTCTTGGTCGGTCATATGTCTCTATATAAAGACATGATAGGAACCTTCAATAATaagttaaaattgatttttgaaagtaaagaatctctaccaaattggtgagtgagtgtgagagacttgtgtcttctcctcttctagtcttatcttgggagatcttgggctctcaagtggTGGAAACACTAATCTTGAAGGCAATCCAccccttcaagtggcgtgcacaattccaagagcttcatccacataagtccattttccccttcactttccaaattacccatttttgttctacttgtttgttttcactttcaatctgtgcaatctcttccttatgatgtcctctttcatttgttgtgctcatattcaattttaatcgatgcaaattggttgttcttgctgttttggtCACGACCTCCATGGGTATAAatgctatatgttgtgttcttgagtttctatccatgggtttgttgttcTTGATGGGTTTCTAAGTGAGTTTGACTTGgttcttgtgttttggtgagttcttgaatgattaaGAGCATTGATCCAATTCCTAAATAGTGTCTAATCATATACCAACTCTTATAGAAttcataacatgttcatatcatgtTCTTGGGTTCATATCATCCCAACCTTGCAATAAATCATGGAGACCATGAGAGCTCTCCAGCAGGCGAATGAAGAATATTGGTAGGAGCAAGAACGAATACAGAAAGAAGCCTGAGCCAAGCAAGAATGACTACGAGAAGAAGCCCAAATCGATCAAGATCCCCTTCGGGAGGAAACGCGACTTAATCAAGCACGTCTTGTGGCAAAAATCGATGCCTTTCGGAGGACCATAAAAGAGCACGCACAGGCTAATGAGGAGTTATGCAAAGCCAATGAGGAACTGCAGAGGAATATGCATCGTCACAACCGATGCCTCATCCGAGCAGGTTCCCCAGACATATCCTCGAGAGGTGACCCGAAGCCATTCTCACAGCAAATCATGGAAGAACCCATACCGCCTCATTATACCACGCCCAAGATCACCCCTTTCTTTAGCGTGGAAGATCCTGTGAGCCACTTAAAGGCGTTCAGGACTCAGATGATCATCTCGAGTGGCTCAGATGTTATCCGATGCAAAATTTTCATGGGCATGTTGACAGGAACAACTCTGCAATGGTTCACTGGGATCCCAGACGACcatatcacttttttttttcttaattctccataaTGTTTAAGGAGCAGTTCTTGGCTAATAAATTTGACCCCCCGCGGTTTCctgatttattttatataaaaaaaagggaaGAAGAGTTGCTCACAGAATATCTAAATCATTTTTGTACGATCTCGATAAGACTCCGGACTCCAAACAAGGAAATGGTGGTCGTCGCTTTTGTTAAAGGGATGACGACGAGCCTCTTCAGCGACTCGTTAATCTGAAACAGGGAGAAATTGTTATCTGATGTAAGGGAACGAGCTACAACTCATATTGAGGCAGAAGAAGTCGTACTCAAGAAAAACGACAATTCACGGTCAAAACAACCTAGGTATAAGGAGAGTAGCCGTGATCGCTCCTTGAGGGGCGACGAAGTAAAAGATTAGACTAGAGGTACGTTCCTTATATCGCGAAGAAAGACGAGCCGAAGAATCAAGCTAGTGAAGAGAGGCTAATCAGGCCAAAGTTCAGAGTATCCTACAAGGAACTCATAGGCATGGCCGAGGTAGTGCATAAGCTAAACTTTCCACAAAAAAATAGATTGGTTTTTGGGGTCGCGAAAGGAGAGCTGGTGTGAATTTCACAGGGCATGGGGTCACAATGTCGAACGATGCCTCTCCCTAAGCCATCAACTCTTAAAGATAGTCAAAGAAGGGTTCTTGGCGAAGTACCTTGAGGTCAGTCCAGAGGAACTAAAAGGGGAGGTCGCACCCCAAGAGCTAAACTACGAAATTCTAGTCCTTGGTGATCTAAATACCATTGTGAGAGGTTTCTATGAAGGTGGAAGCTCGACATATAGCCGCAAACACTATGCCAGAGCTGTGATATAAAATTTGAGGCACACAAAACATCCATAAGACAACTTAGAAGGTAACATTGTGACACACACACtaacatgtatatttttttgttaacttCCTTAACTATGTTATTACTAAAATtatcttttcattttaaatttattttattacaataaaatagGCGTGTGTTTTAGGTGCAAGGTTCAATGAAGAGGTTAGAACAACTTCCTTATGGTTTCACTAGACTTGATAGCTTCTAGCaaagagagaattggagagaaATGTGTTGAAAATTCAGAAGCACAATTCATAAATATTCCAAGTCTATGTTTAAAAAGGAAGAACCACTTATTTATAGGTTCATGTGTCTAAAAACCATGCCTCTTGGTTGCCTTCACCTTAGTGAAGTGAACTTAATTATGGTGAAGGTTAAACCAAGCTCATGAGTGTCTATGCTCCTTAAGGTGCTCTAGAAGACTTTGCTTGAGTATCAAATGATGGTATTTAAAGTGCctttaagttatttttaaccTATTCTAGAAATGACTTAGAAATACAAAGCCTAAAGAAAAGACTATTCTACTTTTTACAATTTGTACAAACTAAGGAAAATGTTTATTCTGTATATTTATGTGGTTGATCTTCTGCTCTTAGCTGAGTGTATGGTGCCTTTGGAAGTGAAGATGGTCCtcttgttgaaccaagtggtgttcaagctttgaagaatccaaattctttgaaggatgttgaagccttggttgtgcttgttgttgctgtgctggtttagtttagttctggggtagtttgagtgttgtaatccaccccttgatcgaatctaaagcgtaggcattctcaatctttttaaaagtaaaatgttttcaaactaagttaaaacaaccaattgttttgtcgaaacaaccgattgtttatacttagatgttttgagaaaagattgaaaactgtttttcaaatggttgagttgttaaaaccaaaacaaccgattgattcgaggaaacaaccgattgtttgttttgggaccataacagaaaaactgttttatctttgactgagctttaaatgatttaactgtttacgctccaatcattaaatgctttgaccaatcttttaatgcaatttaagagtttgttaagatttgataacaaacaacatctttgaataaattcagaaaaacagatttgagtaacaatcttttacaagattttgaaaagagtttttgagtttttcaaagagctgagattgcttagagtttgtgattgatcaaagtgtgtggaataggattctgcttgtattgatttcagattatcttctgtaacaagtgtaatccttgtactctgtgaaacaagtttctgtctctgtgtttgctgagattggttgtgtgttcttgaggggatcaagatcaataatcttagtgttggtgtcttggccaagaagagtgtgtgtcttgaggtgatcaaggtcactttcttggttgtggtgtaagtgatcaaggtgtgattgcttagtggatttcctcagggtttctgagaagactggatgtagctctggacttggagtgaaccagtataaacatctgtgtgcaatctctctatccctaactctttaaattcagttttgtttgttgtttgctggtataaacaaccgattgtttctgtgaaacaaccgattgtttttttggtactactgttttggcaaactgaatttcttatcaattgtttcttgagataatttcattcttgttttaaaattttgcgaaaaccctctttaaacaattcacccccctctagtttaaagccatccattctaacaccTCTATCACCTAATTTGAATGATTGaacctaaaaaaaaaacaaatcataTGAACACTTCTAGAATACCCCAAAATGATTTTAAAGATATCTAAAGAAAGGTTAAAGAATAGTCAATGAACACTTTTTGAATAGATCTCAAAATAAATTTCACAAAattttgttctttttaaatgttttcagAGTGAGAGTTATGTAGAAGTATCTATCAGGTTTAAcatattaaaacttaaaaatcatCTATTGAATTCACTTATTAGTGAAATACACATAGTGAATCATAGTTTCAACATGTTAAAACAAActgataaatgaaaaaaataagtgaTTTTAACCTGATAGAAAATTAGTTAAACAGATTGAAAATACTTTGCTAGAAGTACAACGAGTActaagtaattttaaaatattaaatcaacAATTCAACCTCTTAACGTACTTACTATAGTTAAAAAGACCTTCAGCCAAGAACACTTTAATATATTTAACTACCATTTTAACCTGTTAAAATTATCTCTCCAAGTTTAGTTTAACTAATTTCTTTAGTAATATGTAAGATCACTTAAACATCATGAagaaataatagaaataaatgaCACACAtgcaatagaaaaacaaattgtTTATTTGATTATGAGGGTTCAATTCAACAAATACAATTCAACATAAGCTTCAACTCCAACATTATGATGGTCTGTTAGTTCGTCTCATcaacaataatatttatatatcttGTACTTCTCCTATAAGAGTGAATTGTATGCATCGTTAGATATATGCAAAGAAAAAGTGTTTATCTTACAAAAAGAGTTTATCATCTTCATTTTGGAGCGATTTGTAGTTCACATTGAAAAATTCTTTCATTATTCTTGATCTTAAATTGGCGTTAGGTTCACAACATCTTGTTTTAAATTATAAGCTCAATTGATATATTACATTTTTAGTATATGGTTAACATAACAAAGATTGTGATAGATGATTATATATACATCCACAACACACAGTATACAAAAAGTAACACAATCATAGACCAAACAATggattaaaagtaaaacaacattAATACACATAGTGATAATTTAGAACCACTATTTATGGATTACAAGTATACTTCAAATTACATATGCTATTATAGAAAGATAAATAAACAGTTCACATCAAATATTCAAATCTTTCTTCGGTATTTGATCTGCCAAGTAAATATAGAAATGTCCCATAGCCCCAGTACGAAACTTGTTTTCGTATATGGATTCTAATGTTAGAACTTCGCCGTCTTTAATCTTGATGGAACCAGGTTTTGGATAGCAAACTGACATTCCAACTAGGTAACCCTTTTCATTTCCTGCTTCTTTTCCTGTTccatattttgaatttgaagtGCATAAAACCCTTCCATCctaagttaaaacaaaaacataaatttagaATAGATgcattaaaatagttaaattcttacaaatatatatataatttatcaacaaattttattactaacaaatttatgaagaaaaaaaaaattaacataaggTTATTTACatgatataaattaatatatgaataaaaaaaataaatttaaatattacctGTCCGTATAAAGTAGTATTGACAACACCGGTGTGCATATGAGCAGTGCCATATACAAGATAACCACCTTTTGTCATTGGGATGTTTGCTTTCTTAACGTGAGGGGAGTCACTGTCATGATTTCTTGGAATAGTATATTCTGCCTATAATAAATTGAGAAATTTATGTTATTCACTTACCCAcgaaaaaaagtaattaatagcCGAATAGTTTTGTTTGGAATATAAGTGAGTTTCAAAAGTTTGCTTATATTtgtaaattatagtatatattgaataaatcATCTACCTGACAATCATGAATTGGTGTAGAACCATTTGATCTTACACGATCAGTTGAATCAAGTATATAGAACCTAAGAGGCACCCGATGTTCATCCCAATCAACCCACCTTATTTTGTATCTTAGGGAAAGATTTCTTGTTGGTCCATGGAAATCATTTCTTAATTTGCATTGTAAGTTATCTTGACAACAAAAGAGTCCTCCTTTATAATTTCTTGGCAATAATTGACCATTAATGCCCACTGTGACATTGTAAAAGTTGTTTGGGAGATTTAAAAGCTTACACCTACACTCTGAACAACCTTTTCTATCATGTGTGCCACGGGTATCAATAACCATGATGCTAAATAACCATTTTTCTTTAAACCCATCCTTTAATTTTGTAGGATTACCTAATTCAACTGCAAAAGGATCTGGAAGATTTGAGGATGTTCCTCGTGATTCTCCTCCCAAGCCCCAATAATGTGGAAGCAAAAATCCTTGGCACAAACCCTCATTTCTTTCAAATTCGATACCGTTACGAAGGTCGTGAGATTGTTTAATGTAGTGTGACATggtaatattttcaatatattttacaGCAAACCAATGATGAAGGTAAGTTTCATACAAAGGTACAGATTTACCAACTTCATCAACTACTTCAACATCAAAACTCTTGACCCCAATGTGACCCTTTGGAAAGTCAATATCCAGTAATGTTTTCACTGCAACTTTTCCTGGTCCCACTTCAAACTTTTCGGACAAAAAAGTAGCTGATTTAATATAGCTTTCATTAGACTCTACAACAATTGAGTGTGTTGTGCTAGGAAGCAACATCATCattgataataaaattattgCTAGTTTGAAAAGAGTCTTCATGTTAACCTACACATAAATCGTTAACATTAGACACGCAAATATGTATCCAATGTTATTCACGTGGTAAAAACATGTGATAATCAAATACGATTTAAATGAAAGGGTGAAATAATAGAACATTGATAACAAAAGTTGCATACCGTATAAGAAAAAGGGAATTGGCTAATCATGATGATGCTTCGGTCTTAGTTGAAGATGTATGATCGTTTATATTTTAAAGCAGGtaaatttatatgtatatgAAATTAATTGCTAGTTTTATATATGATAGATGACTTGA harbors:
- the LOC137819114 gene encoding uncharacterized protein, whose product is MMLLPSTTHSIVVESNESYIKSATFLSEKFEVGPGKVAVKTLLDIDFPKGHIGVKSFDVEVVDEVGKSVPLYETYLHHWFAVKYIENITMSHYIKQSHDLRNGIEFERNEGLCQGFLLPHYWGLGGESRGTSSNLPDPFAVELGNPTKLKDGFKEKWLFSIMVIDTRGTHDRKGCSECRCKLLNLPNNFYNVTVGINGQLLPRNYKGGLFCCQDNLQCKLRNDFHGPTRNLSLRYKIRWVDWDEHRVPLRFYILDSTDRVRSNGSTPIHDCQAEYTIPRNHDSDSPHVKKANIPMTKGGYLVYGTAHMHTGVVNTTLYGQDGRVLCTSNSKYGTGKEAGNEKGYLVGMSVCYPKPGSIKIKDGEVNMKTLFKVAIILLSMMMLLPSTTHSIVVESNESYIKSATFLSEKFEVGPGKVAVKTLLDIDFPKGHIGVKSFDVEVVDEVGKSVPLRFYILDSTDRVRSNGSTQIHDCQAEYTIPRNHDSDSPHVKKANIPMTKGGYLVYGTAHMHTGVVNTTLYGQDGRVLCTSNPKYGTGKEAGNEKGYLVGMSVCYPKPGSIKIKDGEVLTLESIYENKFRTGAIGHFYIYLADQIPKKDLNI